One genomic window of Brienomyrus brachyistius isolate T26 chromosome 16, BBRACH_0.4, whole genome shotgun sequence includes the following:
- the LOC125709622 gene encoding cysteine/serine-rich nuclear protein 3-like isoform X1: protein MGPDIGEGHNSIHRSSEVQSVAMSGILKRKLDEVDGSSPCSSLRESEDDVSSSESGDSSDSANPSAASHFAPASILKREKRMRTRKVHFEKVTVYYFSRRQGFTSVPSQGGSTLGMSSQHCGVRQYTLGEFALEQERNHRDMLRDHLKEEKLNGIKLKLTKNGTVDSKEASGLTVEDISDDDIDLDNTEVDEYFFLQPLTTKKRRALLRASGVKRIDVEEKHELRAIRVSREDCGCDCRIFCDPETCACSMAGIKCQVDRMSFPCGCSKEGCTNTAGRIEFNPIRVRTHFLHTIMKLEQEKSREQQPPSMADGYHGEVNVHGNALVQGQHGLEYTLTDGVPQAAIMHLQAANEMDEAVEEEDEEEEEEEEDNEEEEDEEDEDDGSSLCSGLTDSSTHSLAGSDSEEEDSGKEKPNESVDGVSTAHVSHSEVVPLSSELCYPEGPSVQDNHSNGSPYFSASPAEYYQMKNSSIITDVSMGNRGSDSFGEAPRFQDGLVSLDSFSVGPDPYHDYSQQAEGQYANQCFSVSNGASSVVVCCSPDQNDDDDVQPGQAYCSPPEGHLQLQNFLKENGQELYVRKDGCFRAEPQEISDGLAETPARADGMQVAPSVECLPQVSFV, encoded by the exons ATG GGCCCAGACATTGGAGAAGGTCATAACTCCATCCATCGCTCATCTGAG GTGCAGAGCGTGGCCATGAGCGGAATACTGAAGAGGAAGTTGGACGAAGTGGATGGCTCCTCGCCATGCTCGTCCCTCCGCGAGTCCGAAGATGACGTCTCCAGCAGCGAGAGCGGCGACAGCAGCGACAGCGCCAACCCCTCGGCTGCCAGCCACTTCGCGC CTGCCTCCATACTGAAGCGAGAgaagaggatgaggacgaggaagGTGCACTTCGAGAAGGTGACTGTGTACTACTTCAGCCGGCGGCAGGGCTTCACCAGCGTGCCCAGCCAGGGCGGCAGCACCCTGGGCATGTCCAGCCAGCACTGCGGCGTGCGCCAGTACACCCTGGGCGAGTTCGCTCTGGAGCAGGAGCGCAACCATCGCGACATGCTGCGTGACCACCTGAAAGAGGAGAAGCTGAATGGCATTAAGCTCAAG CTAACAAAAAACGGCACGGTGGACTCCAAGGAGGCCAGCGGGCTTACAGTGGAGGATATCTCCGACGACGACATCGACCTGGACAACACGGAGGTGGACGAGTACTTCTTCCTGCAGCCGCTAACCACTAAGAAGCGCCGGGCCCTGCTGAGGGCCTCGGGCGTCAAGAGGATCGACGTGGAGGAGAAGCACGAGCTGCGGGCCATCCGCGTCTCCAGGGAGGACTGCGGCTGCGACTGCAGGATCTTCTGCGACCCGGAGACTTGTGCCTGCAGTATGGCGGGGATCAAGTGTCAG GTGGATCGCATGTCATTCCCATGTGGCTGCAGTAAGGAAGGGTGCACCAACACGGCTGGCAGGATAGAGTTCAATCCCATCCGGGTCCGGACTCACTTCCTGCACACCATCATGAAGCTGGAGCAGGAGAAGAGCAGGGAGCAGCAGCCGCCCTCTATGGCGGATGGTTACCATGGCGAGGTCAACGTGCATGGAAACGCACTGGTCCAGGGGCAGCACGGCCTGGAGTACACGCTGACTGACGGCGTCCCCCAGGCTGCGATCATGCACCTTCAGGCGGCCAACGAGATGGACGAGGctgtggaggaggaggacgaggaagaggaggaggaagaggaggacaatgaggaggaggaggacgaggaaGATGAAGATGACGGCAGCAGCCTGTGCAGCGGGCTCACCGACTCCAGCACGCACAGCCTTGCCGGAAGTGACTCCGAAGAGGAGGACAGCGGCAAAGAGAAGCCGAACGAGAGTGTGGATGGGGTGTCTACAGCACATGTGTCTCACAGCGAAGTGGTACCGCTCTCCTCCGAGTTATGCTACCCGGAGGGGCCATCGGTGCAAGACAACCATAGCAATGGTAGCCCATACTTCTCGGCCTCCCCGGCTGAGTATTATCAGATGAAGAACTCAAGCATCATAACTGACGTTTCTATGGGTAACCGTGGTAGCGATTCCTTTGGCGAAGCCCCGCGGTTTCAGGACGGACTCGTGTCTCTGGACTCTTTCAGCGTGGGCCCCGATCCGTACCACGATTACTCCCAGCAGGCCGAGGGCCAGTACGCCAACCAGTGTTTCTCTGTGAGCAACGGAGCCTCGTCTGTCGTCGTCTGCTGCTCTCCCGACCAGAACGACGACGACGACGTGCAACCCGGACAGGCCTACTGCAGCCCACCAGAAGGCCATCTCCAGCTTCAGAACTTCTTGAAGGAAAATGGTCAGGAGCTGTACGTCAGGAAAGACGGCTGTTTCAGGGCCGAGCCACAGGAAATTTCGGACGGACTTGCGGAGACCCCAGCCCGCGCTGACGGCATGCAGGTCGCCCCCTCCGTAGAGTGCTTACCCCAAGTCTCCTTTGTCTAA
- the LOC125709621 gene encoding polypeptide N-acetylgalactosaminyltransferase 3-like, with protein MTAFSRFFRRRLYPWRLVILALLFLTFLFLIQREVASQRPREEAWLGGAVGKQDGVLGIVMGAVNNFRGAVPKMQIKAPVRQPERAGNPSCLPGHYTAAELRPSLERPPQNPSSPGASGKPFRMGSLSPSEEKEKQAGEEKHCFNLFASDRISLSRDLGPDTRPPECIEQTFKRCPALPTTSVIIVFHNEAWSTLLRTVYSVLHTSPAILLKEIILVDDASSDEVLKDELDEYLKRLHVVRVVRQRERKGLITARLLGASVAAGDVLTFLDAHCECFHGWLEPLLSRIAENRTTVVSPDITTIDLGTFEFVKPSPYGQNHNRGNFDWGLSFGWESLPDHEKQRRRDETYPIKTPTFAGGLFSISKEYFYYIGSYDEEMEIWGGENIEMSFRVWQCGGQLEIIPCSVVGHVFRTKSPHTFPKGTQVIARNQVRLAEVWMDGYKEIFYRRNQQASQMARERAFGDISKRLELRQRLQCKSFAWYLKNVYPEVFMPDLNPLHFGAVMNIGKDSCLDAGENNEGGKELIMYPCHGLGGNQYFEYSTHREIRHNIQKELCLHGKEEAVKLEECQYKGRSSFVGAEQKWDLKESQLLWNPGLKLCLTARHEHPSLVPCDPSDRYQLWVFS; from the exons ATGACTGCCTTCTCTAGGTTCTTCAGGAGACGCTTGTACCCTTGGAGACTGGTGATTTTggctctcctgttcctcacgtTCCTGTTCCTCATCCAGCGTGAGGTGGCGAGCCAGAGGCCCAGAGAGGAGGCCTGGCTGGGGGGTGCTGTGGGCAAGCAGGACGGCGTGCTGGGAATAGTGATGGGGGCCGTCAATAACTTCCGAGGCGCCGTGCCAAAAATGCAGATCAAAGCCCCcgtgcgccagcctgagagggCCGGGAACCCCTCCTGTCTGCCCGGGCATTACACTGCCGCCGAGCTTCGGCCTTCCCTGGAGCGACCCCCTCAGAATCCCAGCTCACCGGGGGCCTCTGGGAAGCCCTTCCGCATGGGCAGCCTGAGCCCTTCCGAGGAGAAGGAGAAGCAGGCCGGGGAGGAGAAGCATTGCTTCAACCTCTTCGCCAGTGACCGCATCTCGCTCAGCCGGGACCTGGGGCCTGATACGAGACCACCGGA ATGCATCGAGCAGACCTTCAAGCGGTGCCCCGCCTTGCCGACGACCAGCGTGATCATCGTGTTCCATAACGAGGCCTGGAGCACCCTGCTTAGGACTGTGTATAGTGTCCTTCACACATCCCCCGCCATCCTGCTGAAGGAGATCATCTTGGTGGACGATGCCAGCTCAGACG AGGTCCTGAAGGATGAGCTGGACGAGTATCTGAAACGGCTGCACGTTGTGCGAGTGGTCCGTCAGCGCGAGAGGAAGGGGCTCATTACCGCCCGGCTGTTGGGCGCGTCCGTCGCCGCCGGAGACGTGCTCACGTTCCTGGATGCTCACT GCGAGTGTTTCCACGGCTGGCTGGAACCGCTGCTGTCCCGGATAGCCGAAAACCGCACGACCGTGGTGAGCCCCGACATCACCACCATCGACCTCGGCACCTTTGAGTTTGTGAAGCCGTCCCCATACGGACAGAACCACAACCGGGGAAATTTCGACTGGGGCTTGTCCTTTGGCTGGGAGAGTCTTCCTGACCATGAGAAACAGCGGCGGAGGGACGAAACTTATCCCATCAA AACTCCGACATTTGCAGGGGGGCTGTTTTCGATCTCAAAAGAGTACTTCTACTACATAGGAAGTTACGATGAGGAAATGGAAATATGGGGAGGGGAGAATATCGAAATGTCATTTAGG gtgtGGCAGTGTGGGGGGCAGCTGGAGATCATCCCCTGCTCTGTCGTGGGCCATGTCTTCCGCACCAAAAGCCCCCACACTTTTCCCAAGGGCACGCAGGTGATCGCTCGCAACCAGGTGCGGCTGGCCGAGGTCTGGATGGACGGCTACAAGGAGATCTTCTACCGCAGGAACCAGCAAGCCTCGCAAATGGCCAGAGAA AGGGCTTTTGGTGACATCTCCAAGCGCTTGGAGCTCCGGCAGCGCCTGCAATGCAAGAGCTTTGCTTGGTACTTGAAGAACGTGTATCCTGAGGTCTTCATGCCCGACCTCAACCCTCTTCACTTCGGCGCG GTGATGAACATAGGTAAAGACTCTTGTCTGGATGCTGGGGAGAACAACGAGGGTGGAAAAGAGTTGATCATGTACCCATGCCATGGACTTGGAGGAAATCAG TATTTTGAGTATTCCACGCACCGTGAGATCCGTCACAACATTCAGAAGGAGCTGTGCCTCCACGGGAAGGAGGAGGCCGTGAAACTGGAGGAGTGTCAGTACAAGGGGAGGAGCTCCTTCGTCGGAGCCGAGCAGAAGTGGGACCTTAAAGAG AGTCAGTTGCTCTGGAATCCAGGGCTGAAGCTTTGCCTCACTGCCCGGCACGAGCACCCATCCCTGGTCCCATGTGACCCCTCCGACAGGTACCAGCTGTGGGTCTTCAGCTGA
- the LOC125709622 gene encoding cysteine/serine-rich nuclear protein 3-like isoform X2 produces MSGILKRKLDEVDGSSPCSSLRESEDDVSSSESGDSSDSANPSAASHFAPASILKREKRMRTRKVHFEKVTVYYFSRRQGFTSVPSQGGSTLGMSSQHCGVRQYTLGEFALEQERNHRDMLRDHLKEEKLNGIKLKLTKNGTVDSKEASGLTVEDISDDDIDLDNTEVDEYFFLQPLTTKKRRALLRASGVKRIDVEEKHELRAIRVSREDCGCDCRIFCDPETCACSMAGIKCQVDRMSFPCGCSKEGCTNTAGRIEFNPIRVRTHFLHTIMKLEQEKSREQQPPSMADGYHGEVNVHGNALVQGQHGLEYTLTDGVPQAAIMHLQAANEMDEAVEEEDEEEEEEEEDNEEEEDEEDEDDGSSLCSGLTDSSTHSLAGSDSEEEDSGKEKPNESVDGVSTAHVSHSEVVPLSSELCYPEGPSVQDNHSNGSPYFSASPAEYYQMKNSSIITDVSMGNRGSDSFGEAPRFQDGLVSLDSFSVGPDPYHDYSQQAEGQYANQCFSVSNGASSVVVCCSPDQNDDDDVQPGQAYCSPPEGHLQLQNFLKENGQELYVRKDGCFRAEPQEISDGLAETPARADGMQVAPSVECLPQVSFV; encoded by the exons ATGAGCGGAATACTGAAGAGGAAGTTGGACGAAGTGGATGGCTCCTCGCCATGCTCGTCCCTCCGCGAGTCCGAAGATGACGTCTCCAGCAGCGAGAGCGGCGACAGCAGCGACAGCGCCAACCCCTCGGCTGCCAGCCACTTCGCGC CTGCCTCCATACTGAAGCGAGAgaagaggatgaggacgaggaagGTGCACTTCGAGAAGGTGACTGTGTACTACTTCAGCCGGCGGCAGGGCTTCACCAGCGTGCCCAGCCAGGGCGGCAGCACCCTGGGCATGTCCAGCCAGCACTGCGGCGTGCGCCAGTACACCCTGGGCGAGTTCGCTCTGGAGCAGGAGCGCAACCATCGCGACATGCTGCGTGACCACCTGAAAGAGGAGAAGCTGAATGGCATTAAGCTCAAG CTAACAAAAAACGGCACGGTGGACTCCAAGGAGGCCAGCGGGCTTACAGTGGAGGATATCTCCGACGACGACATCGACCTGGACAACACGGAGGTGGACGAGTACTTCTTCCTGCAGCCGCTAACCACTAAGAAGCGCCGGGCCCTGCTGAGGGCCTCGGGCGTCAAGAGGATCGACGTGGAGGAGAAGCACGAGCTGCGGGCCATCCGCGTCTCCAGGGAGGACTGCGGCTGCGACTGCAGGATCTTCTGCGACCCGGAGACTTGTGCCTGCAGTATGGCGGGGATCAAGTGTCAG GTGGATCGCATGTCATTCCCATGTGGCTGCAGTAAGGAAGGGTGCACCAACACGGCTGGCAGGATAGAGTTCAATCCCATCCGGGTCCGGACTCACTTCCTGCACACCATCATGAAGCTGGAGCAGGAGAAGAGCAGGGAGCAGCAGCCGCCCTCTATGGCGGATGGTTACCATGGCGAGGTCAACGTGCATGGAAACGCACTGGTCCAGGGGCAGCACGGCCTGGAGTACACGCTGACTGACGGCGTCCCCCAGGCTGCGATCATGCACCTTCAGGCGGCCAACGAGATGGACGAGGctgtggaggaggaggacgaggaagaggaggaggaagaggaggacaatgaggaggaggaggacgaggaaGATGAAGATGACGGCAGCAGCCTGTGCAGCGGGCTCACCGACTCCAGCACGCACAGCCTTGCCGGAAGTGACTCCGAAGAGGAGGACAGCGGCAAAGAGAAGCCGAACGAGAGTGTGGATGGGGTGTCTACAGCACATGTGTCTCACAGCGAAGTGGTACCGCTCTCCTCCGAGTTATGCTACCCGGAGGGGCCATCGGTGCAAGACAACCATAGCAATGGTAGCCCATACTTCTCGGCCTCCCCGGCTGAGTATTATCAGATGAAGAACTCAAGCATCATAACTGACGTTTCTATGGGTAACCGTGGTAGCGATTCCTTTGGCGAAGCCCCGCGGTTTCAGGACGGACTCGTGTCTCTGGACTCTTTCAGCGTGGGCCCCGATCCGTACCACGATTACTCCCAGCAGGCCGAGGGCCAGTACGCCAACCAGTGTTTCTCTGTGAGCAACGGAGCCTCGTCTGTCGTCGTCTGCTGCTCTCCCGACCAGAACGACGACGACGACGTGCAACCCGGACAGGCCTACTGCAGCCCACCAGAAGGCCATCTCCAGCTTCAGAACTTCTTGAAGGAAAATGGTCAGGAGCTGTACGTCAGGAAAGACGGCTGTTTCAGGGCCGAGCCACAGGAAATTTCGGACGGACTTGCGGAGACCCCAGCCCGCGCTGACGGCATGCAGGTCGCCCCCTCCGTAGAGTGCTTACCCCAAGTCTCCTTTGTCTAA